A genome region from Candidatus Zymogenus saltonus includes the following:
- a CDS encoding FHA domain-containing protein, translated as MIKKICMLQLLTVILALLIFNTPPAFSKDTTYISDIIANPTKFMNINVRISGRVQKSNPAGPTTPGSYVLTDDSFESITVITYNPPAPGAQITIDGLVQIDTETQIPYIRELKVVKGFPLPIYAVIAGLVVLCLIITLVIVLKKPIESRQPAEISPSAVSSRPRTEKISETEADVLSGRPRTEKVPSKQAQIEILTGEKKGEQILLVTENVIGRDKGNIRFAKDRGVSGEHARINYVGGRYYLTNVSLTNPTKVNKKTIEEEYELKDGDEILLGTVRAKFGFLN; from the coding sequence ATGATTAAAAAAATTTGTATGCTTCAGCTTCTAACTGTAATTCTTGCTCTTCTAATCTTCAATACACCCCCTGCTTTTAGCAAAGATACCACCTATATCAGCGATATTATTGCAAATCCCACCAAGTTTATGAACATTAATGTACGCATCTCTGGGCGTGTTCAGAAGTCTAATCCAGCTGGACCAACAACGCCAGGTTCTTACGTCTTAACAGATGATAGTTTTGAAAGCATTACGGTTATCACATATAACCCCCCAGCGCCAGGTGCTCAAATAACCATAGATGGACTTGTTCAGATCGACACTGAAACACAAATCCCTTATATCAGAGAGTTGAAAGTGGTTAAAGGCTTTCCCTTGCCTATATATGCTGTAATTGCTGGTCTCGTTGTATTATGTCTTATAATCACTCTAGTAATCGTTCTTAAAAAGCCGATCGAATCACGGCAGCCAGCAGAAATTTCGCCCTCTGCTGTATCTTCGCGTCCAAGAACTGAAAAGATCAGCGAAACAGAGGCCGATGTACTTTCTGGAAGACCAAGGACAGAGAAGGTCCCTTCTAAGCAAGCACAGATAGAAATCCTAACGGGAGAAAAGAAGGGGGAACAGATACTCCTTGTCACCGAAAATGTGATTGGCAGGGACAAAGGTAATATCCGTTTTGCTAAAGACAGGGGAGTTTCTGGTGAGCATGCCCGTATTAATTATGTTGGAGGGAGATACTATCTTACAAACGTTAGTCTCACAAATCCGACAAAAGTGAACAAAAAGACCATTGAAGAAGAGTATGAGTTAAAGGATGGCGATGAAATACTGTTAGGAACAGTAAGGGCGAAATTCGGCTTCTTAAATTGA